From the genome of Rhinatrema bivittatum chromosome 11, aRhiBiv1.1, whole genome shotgun sequence:
CTGGTGGGGATTCAGGATGAAACACTGGAGATTTAGATGAACTGATaaaggtctgagtgaactggtgggctATCAGCAAATTGGTTATTTCAAAAACATGCACCAGTAAGTATTTTCTGAAGCAGAGCACATGCGCACTTTATAAAGTAACCTGCCTCTGCATTTATTTCTGTGTTATAACACGAACCTCCATCTTGCTCTGAACacaaacaagactgaactcctccttatTTCCCCCCATCCTCATCCTAAACCACCCCTATTTTCCGACCCAACTAAACCCCTCCCACTGCCCGACCCTCCTTGGAAATCCAGCATAAATCAATCCTgtgtaagagatcttggagtcctcCTGGATCCACAAATGaacatgaaaaaatatgtgaGCTCCATTCTCAAAGatggtttctataaacttaatgtcttaaaaaaaaacttaagccccTGCTTCACTCTCAAGACCTTCGCACCGTGATTCAAACCGCTCTCCTATccaaacttgactattgtaattccctctttCTAGGACTCCCCTATGCGACgataaaaccgctccaaatgttgcaaaatgcaaccGCCAGAATCACAACTAACGCCcgtaaaacagaccacatcaccccccattctgaaagacctgcactggctccccatcccattcagAATAACTTATAAAACACTAACCACTCTACACAAGTCCATTCACTCTCACAACTGCCTGTGGCTGGATATACCATTCAGTGCCGTGCAACAGAACCGACCCACGAGAACGGttcacaaaggaaccctgcacGTCCCTTCTCTGAAAATAgcacacctctcctctactagggaacGAGCTCtttccatcgccggccccacacGTTGGAATTCCATGCCCATGATGCTACGCTTAGAATCCTGCCCgaataaattcaaaaagaaattaaaaacttggctgtttcaacAGGCCTACCCAGATTAGACTCCCTGCTATCCTGCCTCTGAGCCCTCTTCTAGGCTCTTACTTCCCTGAAGCCTTTACCCCCCACGTGCTGTACTTCTTGACCCTAGGCTTTTACCCCCCTTATTGTACTCTTGATCCAAGCTTCTACGTTGAGAACTACATgttctctcctctcttttcccccctTTAATACATTGTAATCTCTTTACATCACTCTCTATTCTGTTGTAATTATCATGTTGAATTGTTGTAATTTTCAGTTTTGAATTGTTGTAATTTTCAGTTTTGAATTTGCTATTTGATtgtgttatttattctttcttttcaaaCCTGCACTATCGTTGCCCAGTTGGCTTTGATTCCCCTCCCTTatctccttgttttaatgtattttccactcattttgttaaaatgtgaaccggcatgatgttgctcactaatgccggtatataaaagctatttaaataaataaataaacaaacaaacaaataaataaataacatctgcattttataaaatgggtagagaaggCCTATaagttcctgcattacaaatactCCATAACGTTTGGCCAGCCTTGGGATGGCCCTTGTGGCCGGCCACACTCACCGCGGGACGCTGCCGGCTTCCCCAGACCCCATGCACTTCCCTTCGTGGCATGGCCGGCGCCACTTCTGCATGAGCGTTCAGCACTCTTGTAAGGTCCTGTGGTGGGAAACAGGGCTCGGCGATtgaagatgacatcacaggagtccaggcatttaaaccccagctgtccAGTTCagcgatgcctcagcaacagatcctcctgcAGCCCATCTCACGACTCTAACTGATCACTCCTTGCAAGACTttcgcctaagccctgccagtcCCTAGAACCCAAaaggttcaacctgtggggaatgtggCTGATCTAAGTGAAGCCCCAGTCCTAGCAAGAGCAGATCCACCAGCTGCCAGCGTGGGCCTAGTTGAAGGGCTCACATTCatgacatatacacacataatgaAACATACATGTCTACTTTGATGGCAGAAATACAGGTATTTTATACTAACCTGgaagagagtctatcaagctagggtgagagaacattgtagaaatctcacctttgtgtgactttcctcactccacatcaaatcttcactgatgtgtactgtgctgttcatatgtctcagagtgcatgtaaaactagccccaaaaccctagatcactcccaaaacctcacctcaaattactagctggccctcctatagtggtagaaatagttgaatactatgaaaGTCTTatactctgtctctctctccctctcacgtGGAAGCCACGCCCTTTTTCCTTATCGCGGGTATTATTCATGCGAaaattatcgcattttgataaatctagctccATGTTTGTAATGGGGGCTGTAAGCACCACAACACCACCACTCATTCAGAAAGATCCTGACATGGTAAAACTATTTATATTATTAGTGaacattttttgttaatttaaCATCTtataaaatgatacaaaaatttatttctcattttagGAATTTGGTTCCCTTTTCTTCAAACTAAATCATCTTGAGAGATTCACtccagcacttccagtatctgaGTTCCAACTGACAAGTCATCAAAAGGAGACCCATAGAGGGTCCTGTAAACTTACATAGGCATAAGaaggttcatattcagccactgagcagcttggctagttagccagataaacctaggcagctaactagcagggtatattcagaggACACAacagcaccgctgaatatacccggctaccttaaagttagccggataagtataactttaggacagccctatgactcaaccagagttagccagttaggttaaCTGGCTACTAGTTCCACTCCTCCCCGGAAGGCCTGCTTCCTGCCCAGGAGCACGCCAGCTCATCCAGCTGGGTAACTAGTTACAGGGCTAGAATCCAGCAGGACAAGGGCTAAATATAACCAAGCAAGtcatttaaacagataactattacgttatctGCCTAGTATATGCGCATAATGTTAAAAAGCAGCCTGGACAGGCGCACATCTGCGTGCGATTTTAAACGGACACGCGCATGTACGCACCtatgccgcttctactgcgtgAGTGGGGGAGTTTTACAAGGGTCACACATTGCCCAAACCAGCTTTCCCTGTCCATTCCCAGtgcgcccagttaagagagagaacttccaaagccccctagtttaatagcccccTTTCTGTCACCCGTTAACTTAGCAGCTatccaccccttccccctccccctccccctcccccgtccctATAACTCTCCAAGCCCTCTGTAAATTGTatttgattgttttaaattttcccatAATTTGTCTTGTAACACTGTACAGCGCTCACCCTGCCCCCCATCCTGCCTCCCCTTATTACGATActtcccccccccactccccacctcCCCCAAGCTCGCTGTAAActgttttaaattgtttaaaatggTTTCCAAACTGTTTCATTGTACCTTGTTAAGTTcgctgtaaaccaatatgatgtacttgcgaataccggtataaaaaaacaaacaaacactcaaataaataaataaataaatagcctcccttcccccctgttagccctgacccctaaaaccccactgactagcctagatattttgttttactacttactcgccattcctagcagaagtaaatttatacAACAGGGGCCTCCAGCGCACACAAGGACCACCCTTGTGCAAATTTCTTCGCCACATCCCACCCAGACCTTGCCCTCATTTTGcctctttttggaaacttttgacttgtgcgcacagcagcAAATACGTGCGTCCTcggacggcttttaaaatccactcggtgcgcaccggcccgacttgtgcacgtatctcctggtctGGACGTGCGCAGGGCTTGCAAAATTCACCTTGCAGTTCTAAATTAAGTCCCTGCAAGTGTTCCTTATAATGAGCTGGAATAATGTGTTTGTAAGTAAGTTCAGGAAGTCAATCAGTTATCCAGAATCAGCAAGGGGCAGTGAAGTGTCTCTGATAGAAAGTAAGAGGTTGGCTTTCTTAGGCAGGAACTGCACAATATTTCATTGCCTTGGTTAATCTCCTCAGCTCCTTGATATGTTTTCAAGCATCATGAAGCTCCTGCCTGGACCTCATCATAAGATAACTCGATGCTTTGAGGGCCTTGAAGAGTATGTTTTGAAGAAAGTGAAACAGAACCAAGAGACCCTGGATCCTAACAATCCCCGGAATTTCATTGACAGCTTCCTCATCAAAATGGAACAGGTACGTGGTAAGAGTGAGCCAGGCCGCAGTCCAAAGGGGCTTCTCTCCTTTCATGTTTGTGTTGTTAAATACTTCTGAGACGTGTACATGAGCACAGTTGcatggatctaaatatgtatctTAAGGCAGAGATTTTAAATTACTGATTGTTACAGCTGCCTCCTAACACCAGTTGTCATGTACCTTTAAATTCTCAAACATTATTTTTAAATggacatgaaataaataaatgctgtttaAGTCCAAGATATTGCTTATTTTTATTCTAGACTGATATTAATCACTTTGTTTTTCCATCaatggtcttattcttttcaagGAGAAGGACAATTCCTCTTCGCATTATCACAAGGAGAATTTGTCCAAAACAGTTCTAACTCTTTTCATTGGGGGAACTGAAACTCTGAGCACCACCATGAGATATGGATTTCTGATTCTCTTAAAACACCCAGAAATTGAAGGTACAATCATTGCTTTACCTAACTAGGCGAGCATGTACATATGTGAGTGCTTGAAATTCAGATGCTGTGAATTACTGAAATTCATAGTTAGAATTTGGTAGGGAACATGGGAACAGGACCGAGGAAAAGCAGGGTTAGTAAAGAATGTGATTAGTTTATTTGAAAGTCTACTAGAAACTGGACACAGGGTATCTGGAAGGACATAACTAAAAGGGTATTAAGAAATCTTGCTGAGACTGAATGCATTCATGGATTTCCTGTCTTGTTTTATTGAAAGTCAGTTTGGTTTCCCTTTCAGAAAAGCTACATGAAGAGATCGACCAAGTGATAGGCCGAGAACAAATTCCATGCCTAGAACACCGTAACAAGATGCCTTATACCAATGCTGTGATCCATGAGATTCAGAGATTCAGTAACCTTCTTCCAATGAATGTCCCCCGGGAAGTCACACGAGATGTCCATTTCCATGGATATACTATCCCCAAGGTGATTTCTCCTTGTGTTTCTAACAATTCTTCGTTAAAACCTGGTGAGCATGAGCAATGGCATAATTTAAAAAGGGGAacgagagagaatgagagaaaatctttagtaaacaggcctctaagtttgtacctgagacaatgaagggtaaagtgacttgtccaaggttaaAAGGAGGGTAAGTGCAATtagaaccctggcttccctagctCACAAGCTGCTGCTcgaaccactaggctatttctccactCCATTATAGcagttatgttcttatattctaagtCCTCccactgttttactgtatttactattttgattccatttgcatctttgttctcctgactactttcccagcttctcttaacttTTCCAGATACTGTTTCCTGTCGTCTTCATTCTGTGACCTCTTGTAGTTTATCaacgctaaccttttctcccttaccttttcagctgcttctttagaaaaccatagcagcctctttttcctcttttctttatttatttcctaACAAGAAGGTAAATTGTGCTTACAATATTGCCTTTTAggtttgcccactgctcttctacttcccctagatttttccatccagctaacaactccttaAGATACTCCCCTAGTTTAACAAAGTTGGATTATCTGAAGTCTTAGAACTATGACTTTCAATGAACCACACTGCCTGCATTATAATACAGAACAATACCATCCAACAATAATCACTGGATCACAAATGATCATCCACTTCAACGTTGGTAAGCACCATGTTTAGTATCATCTCCTCCTGCATgagttctgttaccagttgatgGAAGAGTTCTCCCtgtagagaatccaggatctcccagCTTCTAGGGGACACTGAAGCCAGTATGTCCCAGATTGAAAAcaccacctcccctttcatagcaattttgttaATATTCTCCATTAAAGCTATATCTATTTATTCTGCCTGCGATGGAATCTGTATATTACATCAATATGAACAgatgttccatttcctctttccaAACTAACCCTTACCTTGTAAACCCTAGGGCCCGGAAGTACAAGTTTCCCCCCTGATCAAAGTAATCTGTGTGATGCAGTGAGTTGTGCAAGACCTCTGACACACCAAATTGGGCCCCCTTGCCTAGAGGAGTGCCTCCTTTGGAAGCTGGTAGCATAGCCACGTTCCAACTCATTGGTGCCAGGATGCATACATTGCAAATAGAAAAACTGCAAAGTTTATTAGCAAGGCATCCTAATTCAAGAAAAGGTGCTTTATGATATAAATTTAAATTATGATCAGGAAACAAATATACAGTGGCATGTGGTCaaggccttcaagggattcactgaatcccctgcccttgacttttttttttattttcagtagcACAGCACGAGGCAGAAGGTGCGACCTCACTTCAGCTCAAAGCAAAATCCTGCCTTTTATCCCATGCAAAAAGCAGAGGGTGCATATATTGAGTGCGAGACTTGTGACTGGGTGAGAGACGGAACGCTGAAATCAAGTGCATCTCTCTTGAGCTCGCTGAAGCTGCGCCTGTGGCCCATAGGGATGTGCACGAGTTACATCTGTTTCGGCGGGTAACCGTGTACCTTGTCAACTTTCTAGTTTTTATTAATAATATACATGCATAGTCTCCATTTCCCCACGTGTACTAGAAAGTCAGTGACGTGTGTGAGTACCTGCCGAAACGAATGTAACGAATGCGCATCCCTATGATCTGTGCGGACCCAAGGGCAGGAGGAGGTAGGGTTTAAGTGGCTGTTAAGCGTTATATGCACAATTATTGCCTAATTGTTTGGGGCTAAGAACAAAGAAACAATTTTGCTGACATGGATTTTCATGctggagaaagcttttttttttttagtttctcttGGACTTGTGCATGTGGagacagctggataagtagtacttatccggctatctagcagctACTGAATATATGGTTAGGTTCAGCAGTTGctagatatccagataagtcacttatccagttatctagttagccggctaacttgtGGGTGGGCAGTTGACAGATAAtgagacttagctggataagtagtccATCTAAGTAAAACctgttcaatagcaggtctaaacagACTgatacaacttatctggctaagaagcaagttttactgggatattcagcagcatagctgggccactgaatatccatagTAACTTAGCTgctaagttatatccagctaaattacttaTATGGGCAGCTTCTGAATATGTACCCCAAGGTATAAGACATGTCATGTAAACTTACCAAAAATACATTATGCACAAGTtcaaaagaaacaataaaaaaaaatgcttatattATAGAATTCTTCAAAAACTGACCTTGAATGGAAAATGATTATTCTTCATGCACAAAACCACTTCATTCTCTTTGCCAGGGTACTCAGGTGTTTCCTATGCTCCATTCTGTGCTGCGGGACCCAACACAATTCAGTGACCCATACAGCTTCAACCCTGGACATTTCCTGGATGAGGATGGTGGTTTTAAGAAGAGCAATGCATTCCTACCATTTTCTGCAGGTAGAAATCTCTGcgatgaggctgatattcagaaaagaaaaaaaaaaaaagcagcgcgCAAAATTTATAAACCTCGCTTTAACACTTATTTTTCGCTGAACTTTGGGTCCTATATTTTTATTTGAACATGCCCCTTAAATTTGGGATTCTAAAACTTAGTAACCTAAATTTAGAACTACAATTCATTTACCTAAGTTAGGTGCCCAGTACTGAAAACCACTGCTAACCACCTAAGATTTTCtccctgccctaactccatcTTTAAAGTCACCTGCCTTTTAAGATTCTAAATTTTGATGCGTAGCTTCACtatgagcctaaatttaggaactcagctCTAGGAAATTTTTTAAAGGACTCATTTAGAGGATTAACTCCTAAAGTTAAGCACCTAAATCCTTACAAACTGACTTTTTAACCAAGAGActttgggggttattttgtaagcctatcgcacgcgaaaagggacttttcacatgcaaaaagtcccttttcgcgtgcgatagcttgataggggcagagtcggggtggcgttgggaccggaagaggaattgtgcaccccctttgcgcacgccgacccctgattttataacttgcgtgcacaaaTTGTAAAATCGGGTGTAAATGTGCTGGCACCGGGTAGCagacgcacatgtacgcccgcgcgcacccttttaaaatctatcccatggTCTTATAAATTGCACAGTATACAAAATCAAAATAACCCCATTGGGGTGGAGGAACGGAGGAGGGCCCTAGAAGGtaccatatagaaacatagaaatgacggcagaagaagaccaaacggtccatccagtctgcccaacaagctttcactttttctttttttttccccatacttatctttttctcttgtcccttgtaagtgactttttgttctatttccctttcaccccaccATCCCTTCCACATCTGCCAgcaatgtagttagcagtgctggagctgcatctaagtgaagtatctagctaattgtttaggggtagtaaccgccatcatagcaagctattcccacgcatgtttatccagcctgtgcaactcagtccttgttggttgttgtacGAATATAAATcgtcttttcatcattccccctgccgttgaagcagagaactatgctggatatcattgaaagtgaactattaggcttatttggtttggggtagtaaccaccgtatcaagcaagctactcccctgattttttgtggatgcaaatcctttttttccatttcctcttgccgttgaagcatagagcaatgttggagtcgcattaaccgtgtgtatgtttatttaattagggtattaatctccaggtagtagctgtcattcccacaagccacctcCATGCTTacagattcatttatttatttgatttatattcggTGGTGGTGGGGAGATTAAGTCCCAGACCAGCTACTgtttgctggataactttaatcgcggatattcagtgggacgtttatcccagATAatttacccggctaactttatttacttttccttttttttgaatattggcctcggaattgtttaataaataaattacttctaTAGGGAACAACACATCGGGATGTAATCaactaacttttttttctctgtttttggaTCTATAGGCAAACGTGTCTGTCTGGGAGAGAGCCTAGCCCGCATGGAGATCTTTCTGCAATTAGTCTCTCTCCTACAGAACTTCACCTTGAAATGCAACAAACCTCCCAAGGACATTGACATCAGCCCTGCAACTAGTAACTTTTCTAATTTCCCGTGCTTTTATGAGCTCTCAGTTGTCCCTCGTTAAAACGGATCGTGGGCATGGCAAGAAAGTGAAATTGAATCAGGACTTTTCCAGTTTTACTTTATAAACTGCATACGAATGCCCCGTAATAAATGCTTTGATGCGTACCACAACTTACTAGCTtgaggcaaaaaaacaaaaaaaaatgatggtgGCTTGTCTCAACTAACTTTATTTACTACCGCATTCACTTTTTATTATAGAATATGCAGGGGCCTAAGCGATGACATTTATTGTGCAAGCTAAGACCATGTTGTATGTGCTAAACATACCATGCTATGCAATAAAGCCTCACTATATGCATTAAACTGCTCAGAAGATGTTACTGTGTTCAAGCTAAAATTAGTGAGGTCAATAAGTTAAAGCCATGTAGCTGGACAACTCAAAGGTTACAcagctaaatggcaagttttgaatatccccagtacttatctggctagtacaaaattacacctgctagTTGATGTGTGACATGCAGGGAATAACTTGTGAGTGTAACATGCACAcactttaaaaaatgcaaaagtatgcacataaatcatatccCCGCCCTAACTCTGCCTCCGGAACACCTGATCCTAGTTCACTTAAAAGGATGTGCGAAACTATTTTCAAAGAGCAATTTAAGTGCTACCCCACAACAGATCCTTACAGGAGATGAGGGAGTGAaaacaccaaaagtgcctagAAACAGCAAAATCCGAAATTCGGCCCTGCTGCAGCCTCTCGCTTTTTCTTCTTTGGCCTCCATCGGCCTGAGCTCCGGCCGTGGCCCACAGCCTCTTTTTTT
Proteins encoded in this window:
- the LOC115100815 gene encoding cytochrome P450 2G1-like isoform X1; the protein is MDAAAAQTLFLAGCLSCLLFFFIWRTVHQRGNLPPGPTPLPILGNLLQIDTNGTSKALMKMSETYGPVFRLYFGPRLTVILCGYEVVKEALIDRGEEFGRRGKMPSFQHYFGEDGLTFANGENWKQTRQFSIMTLRDFGMGKRGIEERIQEEAQCLVEVFRKTKGLPFDPTYIFSQASANVICSIVFGDRFDYEDEEFRGLLKKINESFFLVSSVWGQLLDMFSSIMKLLPGPHHKITRCFEGLEEYVLKKVKQNQETLDPNNPRNFIDSFLIKMEQEKDNSSSHYHKENLSKTVLTLFIGGTETLSTTMRYGFLILLKHPEIEEKLHEEIDQVIGREQIPCLEHRNKMPYTNAVIHEIQRFSNLLPMNVPREVTRDVHFHGYTIPKGTQVFPMLHSVLRDPTQFSDPYSFNPGHFLDEDGGFKKSNAFLPFSAGKRVCLGESLARMEIFLQLVSLLQNFTLKCNKPPKDIDISPATSNFSNFPCFYELSVVPR